Part of the Polaribacter sp. Hel1_33_78 genome is shown below.
TCAGCAGAAGCTTCATCAGGACAGCGTACTATATTACTTTCAGTTTTCGAAAAATCTAAATCCTGATAAGGTTTGTCTAGAAAAATATCACCTACAGAAGAGGTAAAGGCATTAATATGCATACTAGCAATTAATTGTTTCGCTAAAGCACCAGCAACCACCCAATTGGCAGTTTCACGAGCAGAGCTTCTTCCACCGCCTCTATAATCTCTGTTACCAAATTTTTTGTCGTATGTGTAATCTGCATGAGAAGGTCTATAAATATTGGTATTGTGATTGTAATCTTTTGATTTTTGATTTGTATTTTTTATTATAAAACCAATAGAGGTTCCGGTTGTTTTACCTTCAAAGATTCCAGAAAGAAATTCAACGGAATCAGGTTCTTTACGTTGCGTAACGATTTTAGATTGGCCTGGCTTACGTCTATTTAACTCGTTTTGAATTGCATCAAAGTCAAGTTCTAGTCCAGCAGGGAAACCATCTATGATGCCACCAATAGCAGTTCCATGAGATTCTCCATACGTAGTTACTTTTAATAAATTTCCAAAAGAATTAAACGACATCGTTAAAAATTAAAATTATGATAGCAAATATAGCAAACTAAGAGAGAAGTAATTTAGATTTATACTGTTTTGTAATGATTTCTAAAAACTATATTTTAATTAGAATGCTTGATTATTAGTTGTCTATGAATTGTAATGAATGATATTCAAAAAAGTTGAAAAATAATCTGTTTTTTGTTTCAGAAAATGAAAAAGCTTTCTATATTTGCATCCGCATTCAGAGAATATCTGATGAGACTTCTGGAGAAATGGCAGAGCGGTCGAATGCGGTAGTCTTGAAAACTATTGACTGTAACAGGTCCGGGGGTTCGAATCCCTCTTTCTCCGCAAATTGATTTTTAATCAACAACAAAACCCTTTAAAACTCATGTTTTAAAGGGTTTTTGCTTTTCTACAAAACCCATAAAATTCATTAAATTGTATAAAAAAGGTGTCCTATTCGGTGTCACTTGCAATTTGCTAAAATAAGTGACACCAAATTTTTCGCTAGCCTTTCGTTATCAGAGGATACAAGGAAGCAAAAACAATCTAAAATTAGTTCAATAAATAGACATCCTAAAAACCGAGATCATCGACTTTCAAAAGGAATTTATGCACGCAAAAGTTCCCATCTCAACAAAAATTTTTAAAAGCAAAGTGTTGCGCGAAGATATAAACCGTAGAATGTTACTTCCAATATTCGAAAATCATTATAATAGAATTGAGGAATTAATAGGAAAAGAAATCGGTGCAGGATCTTATAGAAAAAAACCAGCGGCAAAAATTGGAAAGCCAATAGTAACAAATGGCACTAAAAATTCAACGCTGATAAATTGGAAGAAAGGTATGGAAATCAAGTAAGATCAAGAATGAGAGAACTATTTAATTTAATTATGTTCGATAAAAATTTGAGAGATAAAAGAGTATGACAAACAATTTATTGCCCTCACAAATAAGATAACCTCTTATATATTTTTTAGTAAGCAACTTTTCATTTATTTTTGTTAAGATGATTAATTAACTAGTAATAGTTTATTAGCATAGATATGTTTTACAAATTGATTTTAACTAAAGCTTAAAGATAGTTTAGCTTTCTTAAAAAAAAAACAGTCGCTTAATTAATGATTTCAAAAAAAGTATGTTGTTAAAAAAAATTGAATTTTCACTTATTTTTCAGATACTTCTTTTAGGTTGTTTAATCTCCTCTCTTGAAGTTTCATCGCAAGAATATGGTCTTAATTTTAAAGGTCAAAGTTATCTTTTAGATGAAAGAACAGGTTTAGAAATTTCTCCAAATGAGTATGTAAAAGTTAAAAATGAATTTGAAGTTTCCTTTGGTTTAAAATTAGATTTTAAACAAAAAGGAAATGGGTTTGGATATGTTTTTAGAATTATAAGTAAAGAAAATAAGAATATAGACTTACTCCTTTCAGGTTTCCAAACTAAAAGTTTAATTTTGGTGGTCGGAGATACCCAAACCACTTTACCTATTGATTTATCTATTATTAATAAAAACGATTGGTTTGACATTAAAATCAAATTCTTTTTAAATAAAAATGAAATTCAATTTTCAGCATCTAATAGTAAGCCTGTTTTTAAAACAATGGCGTTGAATAAGCAAGAATCCTTTAAACTCTTTTTTGGAGCAAATAACTATAAAGAATTTTCGAGTTCAGATGTTCCAGAAATGAATATTAGAGATCTTAAATTAACTAAAAACGGCAGTTTGTTTTCTCATTTTCCATTAAATCAATGTGGAGGTAATACCACTTCTGATGTTTTAAAAAACACACAAGCCATTTTAAAAAATCCAAATTGGATTTTATGCAGACATCAAAATTGGAATTTGAATTTTTCTTCTATAACAGAAGGAGTGCAATTGGTAGCTTCAAATGAAGAAAAAGGAATCATTTATCTCTTAAACGAAACCTCTGTCTTAACTTATAGTACCCAAGACAATACTATTAAAAGAACGCCGTACAAAAACGGTAAAATAGATTTAACATTAGCCCATAGAGCAATTTATAATACAAACGATAATCAAATTTATATTTACGCTGCAGATAAAGAGCTTTATTCCTATTTAAATTTAGAAACAGGAAAGTGGAATAATCTAGAAACTTTTTCAAAAAAAACAGGTAAATTAATTTTTCAAAAACACAATAATGTGTTTAACCCGTCAGATAATTCAATTTATATGTTGGGAGGTTACGGACAATACAAATACAATAATATTGTAAGAAAACTAAACTTAACAGACAGCACTTGGACTAATTTACCTACTAATGATAGTATTTTTAAACCAAGATATTTAGCAGGAAGCGCCATCTTTAAGGACTCTATTTATATTTTAGGAGGTTATGGAAGTGCATCAGGAAGTCAGGTAACAAATCCTCATAGCTATTCAAGTTTAATTGCGTTTTCCATTAAAAGCAAAAGGTTTAAACATAAATTTAATAT
Proteins encoded:
- the aroC gene encoding chorismate synthase, whose protein sequence is MSFNSFGNLLKVTTYGESHGTAIGGIIDGFPAGLELDFDAIQNELNRRKPGQSKIVTQRKEPDSVEFLSGIFEGKTTGTSIGFIIKNTNQKSKDYNHNTNIYRPSHADYTYDKKFGNRDYRGGGRSSARETANWVVAGALAKQLIASMHINAFTSSVGDIFLDKPYQDLDFSKTESNIVRCPDEASAEKMINRIKEIRKAGDTIGGTITCVAQNVPVGLGEPIFQKLHAQLGSAMLSINAVKGFEFGSGFCGAKMKGSEHNDIFNADGSTQSNLSGGIQGGISNGMDIYFRVAFKPVATIMSSQQTINSENEIAEITGKGRHDPCVVPRAVPIIEAMTALVLADFWLLNKTRKI